A genomic segment from Castor canadensis chromosome 1, mCasCan1.hap1v2, whole genome shotgun sequence encodes:
- the Rab32 gene encoding ras-related protein Rab-32 has product MAGARAQEPGAAGAAAPETREHLFKVLVIGELGVGKTSIIKRYVHQLFSQHYRATIGVDFALKVLSWDSRTLVRLQLWDIAGQERFGNMTRVYYKEAVGAFVVFDISRGSTFEAVLKWKRDLDSKVHLPNGNPIPAVLLANKCDQKKDSNHSSLQMDQFCKDHGFTGWFETSAKDNINIDEATRFLVENILANHQNFPSEENDVDKIKLDQETFMGERRSQCC; this is encoded by the exons ATGGCGGGCGCGAGAGCGCAGGAGCCCGGGGCGGCCGGAGCCGCGGCGCCCGAGACCCGCGAGCACCTCTTCAAGGTGCTGGTCATCGGCGAGCTTGGCGTGGGCAAGACCAGCATCATCAAGCGCTACGTCCACCAGCTCTTCTCCCAGCACTACCGGGCCACCATCGGCGTGGACTTCGCCCTCAAGGTCCTCAGCTGGGACAGCAGGACGCTGGTGCGCCTGCAGCTGTGGGACATCGCGG gGCAGGAGCGGTTTGGCAATATGACCCGAGTATACTACAAGGAAGCTGTTGGTGCTTTTGTAGTCTTTGATATATCAAGAGGTTCCACATTTGAGGCAGTCTTAAAATGGAAACGTGATCTAGATAGTAAAGTTCATCTTCCCAATGGCAACCCGATTCCTGCTGTCCTCCTAGCTAATAAATGTGACCAGAAGAAGGACAGTAACCACAGTTCTCTCCAGATGGACCAATTCTGCAAAGACCATGGCTTCACTGGATGGTTTGAAACCTCTGCCAAG GATAACATCAACATAGACGAAGCCACCCGGTTCCTAGTGGAGAATATTCTTGCGAACCACCAAAACTTTCCAAGTGAAGAAAACGATGTGGACAAAATTAAACTGGATCAGGAGACCTTCATGGGAGAGCGCAGATCCCAGTGCTGCTGA